In Sporosarcina sp. PTS2304, a genomic segment contains:
- a CDS encoding IS110 family transposase: protein MNSKVNHKINQVTEQTLVVGIDIAKYKHYATFVDERGREMKKAFPFLQTIEGFEALYEAILDGMKEHGKSNVLVGVEPTGHYWLNLAYFLEDRGIPLVVVNAMHVKRVKELDDNLQTKNDKKDALTIARLMKDGRFSHPKLLRDQAADIRAGYSIEEALIKERSALKNKLHRWIDKYFPELFQVFSDFGAMVLAVLEETPLPADIVDMTPAELADICADAGRMKQRRPKKAAELIQVAQSSIGVTVAPWGARREIASLVRQYRLIEEELESIKAELDALITQTTEYEFLASVPGIAHRTIAGLLAEVGSFTDYESPRQLIKLAGLTLRENSSGTHKGQKKISKRGRKRLRAILFKAIRPILRNNPAFLKLHEYYTQRSENPLRKKQSMVVLCSKLLKVLHTLCTKKRRFDGEHMLTDLHCLQLAS from the coding sequence ATGAATTCTAAAGTGAATCACAAAATTAATCAAGTAACTGAACAAACATTAGTAGTTGGAATCGATATCGCGAAGTACAAACATTACGCCACATTTGTCGATGAACGTGGTCGTGAGATGAAAAAAGCTTTTCCTTTCTTACAAACTATCGAAGGTTTTGAAGCACTGTATGAAGCAATCCTAGATGGTATGAAAGAGCATGGGAAATCTAACGTACTCGTCGGTGTAGAACCGACAGGACATTATTGGTTGAACTTAGCGTACTTCCTCGAAGATCGAGGCATTCCGCTCGTGGTTGTCAATGCGATGCACGTAAAACGTGTGAAAGAGTTAGATGATAACCTGCAGACCAAGAATGACAAGAAAGACGCTCTCACCATCGCGCGATTGATGAAAGACGGACGCTTTTCTCATCCTAAACTTCTTCGGGATCAGGCAGCGGATATCCGCGCTGGCTATAGTATCGAAGAAGCATTGATCAAAGAACGCTCCGCCTTAAAAAACAAACTGCATCGGTGGATCGACAAGTATTTTCCGGAGCTGTTTCAAGTCTTTTCTGATTTCGGTGCCATGGTGCTTGCCGTATTGGAAGAGACTCCGTTACCCGCAGATATTGTCGATATGACACCGGCTGAATTGGCCGATATTTGTGCAGACGCGGGACGGATGAAACAAAGACGTCCAAAGAAAGCAGCCGAACTCATTCAGGTAGCTCAGTCTTCTATTGGGGTTACTGTCGCCCCTTGGGGAGCGAGACGGGAAATCGCTTCTCTCGTGCGTCAGTATCGCCTGATTGAGGAAGAACTAGAGTCCATCAAGGCAGAGCTAGATGCCTTGATTACCCAAACGACAGAGTATGAATTTCTAGCTTCCGTTCCAGGGATTGCCCATCGTACCATCGCCGGCCTCTTGGCTGAGGTAGGGAGTTTCACTGATTATGAGAGTCCACGCCAACTTATTAAATTAGCGGGTCTCACACTTCGAGAGAACTCCTCCGGCACTCATAAGGGACAGAAGAAAATATCCAAACGAGGTCGTAAGAGGCTTCGAGCCATTCTGTTCAAAGCGATCCGGCCGATTCTGCGGAACAATCCAGCATTCCTTAAGCTTCATGAGTATTATACGCAGCGATCAGAAAATCCGCTTCGTAAAAAGCAGTCCATGGTCGTCTTATGCAGTAAACTACTAAAGGTTCTCCATACTCTATGCACGAAAAAACGTCGGTTTGACGGAGAACACATGTTGACAGACCTGCACTGTCTCCAACTAGCGTCTTAA
- a CDS encoding PH domain-containing protein: protein MSEQRYKLHWITAVVETVKSLKDLIGPFIIVLVVNGFKSDREGPWYFQYWTLIFFSVLILSTLVSGIIKWRRFDYWFEDQELRMESGLFVRKKRYIPFDRIQSLDYTEGIFHRPFQLVKVNVETAGSSSGKDSEAELTAITKEAANKIEEEIQRAKKMRIIGPLQRTYENEELLLVREQEVQLEKTVPLMPVFSMTTKDLLMLATTSGGIGVILSGAAVFLSQIEELIPFDKIFGELQSFIRFGVFVLAIMIVIGFLLVWLLSVAMTFIANYDFKVILDKNDLIITRGLLEKKRVTIPLNRVQNITITENPIRQLFGYATVILNSAGGTGENSRIKLFPLAKRNHIIEPLQELFPHVDFSVPTEKIGARGKYFYYRLKLFIALLVVAVISYYLFPYGLFALVLLPLIYLHGMWQYKTAAYSIMPKQLTMRFRGVSRHTVFTVKNRIQSMEMDQNYFHRRKKVATLTINVKSGMSLDAPAIRHMPQEKAEQFLLWYEHHPESKD, encoded by the coding sequence ATGTCTGAACAACGATATAAATTACATTGGATTACAGCGGTAGTCGAAACGGTAAAATCGTTAAAAGACTTGATTGGTCCGTTCATTATTGTTCTCGTAGTAAATGGTTTTAAAAGTGACAGGGAGGGTCCTTGGTATTTCCAATATTGGACGCTGATTTTTTTTAGTGTGCTGATCCTTTCTACGTTAGTGTCGGGTATTATTAAATGGCGGCGCTTTGATTATTGGTTTGAAGATCAGGAATTACGAATGGAGTCAGGATTATTCGTTCGAAAGAAACGTTATATTCCATTTGATAGAATACAAAGTTTAGATTACACGGAAGGTATTTTTCATCGGCCGTTTCAATTAGTGAAAGTGAATGTGGAAACGGCTGGCTCTTCTTCAGGTAAAGATTCAGAAGCAGAATTAACAGCTATTACTAAAGAAGCTGCGAATAAAATCGAGGAAGAGATCCAACGTGCGAAGAAAATGCGGATTATCGGTCCGTTGCAACGTACGTATGAAAATGAAGAATTACTGCTGGTGAGAGAGCAGGAAGTTCAATTAGAAAAAACAGTACCGTTAATGCCTGTCTTTTCAATGACTACAAAAGATCTGCTCATGCTGGCTACTACGTCTGGTGGGATCGGTGTGATTTTATCAGGTGCCGCCGTATTTCTATCACAAATAGAAGAACTAATCCCGTTTGATAAGATATTTGGTGAATTACAGTCTTTCATCCGATTTGGAGTATTTGTTTTAGCGATTATGATAGTAATAGGATTTTTACTAGTCTGGTTATTATCGGTGGCTATGACATTTATAGCGAACTACGATTTCAAAGTGATTCTCGATAAAAATGATTTAATCATTACACGTGGATTGCTTGAGAAAAAACGGGTAACTATTCCGCTCAATCGAGTGCAGAATATTACAATTACAGAAAATCCCATCAGGCAATTATTCGGTTATGCGACAGTAATACTTAATAGTGCGGGAGGAACTGGTGAAAATTCACGCATTAAATTATTTCCGTTAGCAAAAAGAAACCATATCATCGAACCATTACAGGAACTCTTTCCGCATGTAGATTTCAGCGTACCGACAGAGAAGATTGGTGCGCGCGGAAAATACTTCTATTACCGGTTGAAGCTGTTTATTGCATTACTAGTAGTAGCGGTAATTTCTTACTACTTATTTCCATATGGCTTGTTTGCGTTAGTATTGTTGCCTTTGATCTATCTACACGGCATGTGGCAATATAAAACGGCCGCTTATTCCATTATGCCTAAACAATTGACGATGCGTTTTAGAGGAGTCAGTCGTCATACCGTCTTTACGGTGAAGAATCGAATACAATCAATGGAAATGGATCAAAATTATTTTCACCGAAGGAAAAAAGTCGCGACGCTAACGATCAACGTAAAATCGGGCATGTCACTAGACGCTCCGGCGATTCGTCACATGCCACAAGAAAAAGCGGAGCAGTTCTTACTGTGGTATGAGCATCATCCTGAAAGTAAAGATTAA
- a CDS encoding PH domain-containing protein translates to MRQQPANQISRKGLSVWRVYGVIQSVILLAVAIGLGFLAYFFQWPIWIVVIIGVFVVLHAFFSIYLFPKVRWERWRYEVREAEIELQHGLFIVNRTLIPMVRVQHVDTAEGPILRKYGLASITISTAATNHSIPALVTEEADELRNRISMFARVAKDDV, encoded by the coding sequence TTGAGACAACAACCAGCAAATCAAATCTCCAGAAAAGGATTGTCAGTTTGGAGAGTCTATGGAGTCATACAAAGTGTAATCCTATTAGCGGTCGCTATCGGTTTAGGATTTCTTGCATACTTTTTTCAGTGGCCTATTTGGATCGTCGTAATTATTGGCGTGTTTGTCGTATTGCATGCATTCTTTTCTATCTATCTATTTCCGAAAGTTCGGTGGGAACGCTGGCGTTATGAAGTACGTGAAGCAGAAATAGAGTTGCAGCACGGTCTGTTTATCGTTAATCGCACATTGATTCCAATGGTACGCGTGCAACACGTGGATACAGCGGAAGGCCCTATTTTGCGAAAATATGGCCTCGCCTCCATCACCATATCTACTGCTGCAACGAATCATTCGATACCGGCTTTAGTGACAGAGGAAGCGGATGAATTACGCAATCGGATTTCGATGTTCGCAAGGGTGGCGAAAGACGATGTCTGA
- a CDS encoding DEAD/DEAH box helicase — protein sequence MTKFSELNISETTQKALLRMGFEEATPIQEGTITFGMEGRDVIGQAQTGTGKTAAFGIPIIEKLDPKSTAVQALVIAPTRELAIQVSEEIYKVGFGSRAKVLSVYGGQEIGRQIRALRNNPNIVVGTPGRILDHINRKTLKLDNVQTLVLDEADEMLNMGFIEDINTILASVPAERQTLLFSATMPGPIRKIAETFMKNPEIVKIKSKEMTVENIEQFFVKSHEREKFDVLSRLLNVQQPELAIVFGRTKRRVDELAHALSIRGYIAEGIHGDLTQAKRMSVLRQFKDNKIDVLVATDVAARGLDISGVTHVYNFDIPQDPESYVHRIGRTGRAGKSGIAVTFVTPREMGYLRIVEETTKKRMTPLRPPTSDEALLEQKKIAVEALTEAIEQNNSEDYAGLAAQLLEKFDPKDIVSAALRSLTKDVDETPVSITEERPLPSRRPSSRDRGGYKGGNRSGGGGRSQGGRSRSFSGSAGGARRSGGREGGGRRDGASRRSSGRTER from the coding sequence TTGACGAAGTTTTCAGAACTAAATATTAGTGAAACAACACAAAAGGCTTTGCTACGCATGGGGTTTGAAGAGGCAACACCAATCCAAGAAGGTACTATTACATTTGGGATGGAAGGCCGCGACGTAATCGGGCAAGCACAAACAGGTACAGGGAAGACAGCAGCATTCGGTATTCCGATCATTGAGAAATTGGATCCTAAAAGCACTGCAGTTCAAGCGTTGGTTATTGCACCGACTCGTGAGTTGGCTATCCAAGTATCAGAAGAAATTTATAAAGTAGGTTTCGGCAGCCGTGCGAAAGTTCTTTCCGTATACGGCGGACAAGAAATCGGACGTCAAATCCGTGCACTACGCAATAATCCAAACATCGTAGTAGGTACTCCAGGACGTATTTTGGATCATATTAACCGTAAAACTTTAAAGCTAGACAATGTTCAGACGCTTGTATTAGACGAAGCAGATGAAATGTTGAACATGGGATTCATTGAAGATATCAACACGATTCTTGCATCTGTGCCGGCTGAGCGCCAGACGTTGCTATTCTCAGCAACTATGCCTGGACCTATCCGCAAAATTGCAGAAACATTTATGAAGAATCCTGAAATTGTCAAGATCAAGTCTAAAGAAATGACGGTTGAAAATATCGAACAATTCTTCGTAAAATCACACGAGCGCGAAAAGTTCGATGTGTTATCAAGACTGTTGAATGTTCAACAACCAGAATTGGCGATCGTTTTCGGTCGTACGAAGCGTCGTGTAGATGAGTTGGCTCATGCACTTAGCATCCGCGGCTATATCGCTGAAGGAATCCACGGTGATTTAACACAAGCGAAGCGTATGTCTGTATTGCGCCAGTTTAAAGATAATAAAATCGATGTATTAGTAGCGACAGATGTAGCCGCTCGTGGCTTGGATATTTCAGGTGTTACACATGTATACAACTTTGATATTCCACAAGATCCAGAAAGCTATGTTCACCGGATCGGTCGTACAGGCCGCGCAGGTAAAAGTGGAATTGCCGTTACATTCGTAACACCACGGGAAATGGGGTACTTACGCATCGTTGAGGAAACGACTAAGAAGCGTATGACACCTTTACGTCCACCAACATCTGACGAAGCGTTGCTTGAGCAGAAGAAAATAGCAGTGGAAGCTTTGACAGAAGCTATTGAACAAAATAATTCAGAAGACTATGCTGGATTGGCGGCGCAGTTGCTTGAAAAGTTCGATCCAAAAGATATCGTCTCAGCGGCTCTTCGTTCATTGACGAAGGATGTTGACGAAACACCAGTTAGTATTACTGAAGAACGTCCATTGCCTTCTCGCAGACCTTCTTCACGTGATCGCGGCGGCTACAAAGGTGGCAATCGCAGCGGTGGTGGCGGACGTTCACAAGGTGGACGTAGCAGAAGTTTCAGCGGTAGTGCTGGCGGAGCGAGACGTAGTGGCGGGCGCGAAGGCGGCGGCAGAAGAGATGGAGCTTCTCGTCGTAGCAGTGGCCGTACAGAAAGATAA
- a CDS encoding carboxylesterase, with protein MTTGVLFIHGFTGGPFEVAPFRHYLKSQTDWKIAVPVLPGHELGKGVQKGSMESWMMAAELELQRLLKEVDQVVVIGFSMGGLIAMYLALRYPIKKLVLLSAAAKYISPRILVEDARIMMKTSRRKNYPADSFYHLYNYKLTHTPIRAALEFLRVVRLVRPYHHDVKTPVCLVQGKQDGVVPAVTADSLYEQLGSERKQLIFSERGKHHICYSDDRNVWFEKVLKFLTED; from the coding sequence GTGACGACAGGTGTATTGTTCATCCATGGCTTTACAGGCGGACCATTTGAAGTGGCACCATTTAGACACTATCTGAAAAGCCAGACGGACTGGAAAATCGCAGTGCCTGTATTGCCGGGGCATGAACTGGGTAAAGGAGTACAAAAAGGCTCTATGGAATCGTGGATGATGGCCGCTGAACTAGAATTGCAGCGGTTGCTAAAAGAAGTAGATCAAGTCGTGGTAATCGGCTTTTCGATGGGTGGTTTAATCGCGATGTATTTAGCATTACGTTATCCGATTAAGAAACTGGTACTGTTAAGCGCGGCAGCGAAATATATTAGTCCGCGGATTTTAGTAGAAGATGCGAGAATTATGATGAAAACATCTAGGCGCAAAAATTACCCTGCCGACTCTTTTTATCATTTATACAATTACAAGCTGACACACACTCCTATCCGCGCAGCTTTGGAGTTTTTACGAGTTGTCCGTTTAGTGAGACCGTATCATCATGATGTCAAAACACCCGTATGCCTCGTCCAGGGAAAACAGGACGGGGTCGTTCCGGCTGTGACGGCGGATAGTTTATATGAACAACTCGGATCAGAAAGAAAACAACTCATTTTTTCTGAACGAGGCAAGCATCATATTTGCTATAGCGATGACCGGAATGTTTGGTTCGAGAAAGTTCTGAAATTCCTGACAGAAGACTGA
- the murF gene encoding UDP-N-acetylmuramoyl-tripeptide--D-alanyl-D-alanine ligase, whose product MKRNLSTIQQWLQAAGQEIEQQQITGVCIDSRNVQKGDLFIPFRGEQVNGHQYVTGAIEKGAAASLWLKDEPNPPEGIPLLFVDDAEVALQQMARMYRQELHCTVIGVTGSNGKTSTKDLLAGVLSPYFKVKKTEGNFNNELGLPLTLLAVEDDTEVAILEMGMSGFGEISFLSTLASPHFAVITNIGEAHMQDLGSREGIAKAKFEIIDGLAIDGLLLYDGDEPLLRELVASQPQVRTISFGYERADVTVAHIQSTSIGSSFTVQGRTEGEFVIPVYGAHQVKNTLAAIIIAKELGLTEAQIKSSLEQTKLTDMRMQPMTGINDSLLINDAYNAAPTSMRAAFRFMQETNVRKDKWLVLGDMLELGSDEQSYHEGLADDLRKMDLQGVILFGSRMKWLADRLTEYPLEVMWTATDVQLAVDALRPRLTQDTVVLFKGSRGMKLERIMGPLEETL is encoded by the coding sequence GTGAAACGAAATTTATCAACGATTCAACAGTGGTTACAGGCGGCAGGTCAAGAAATCGAACAGCAACAAATAACGGGTGTTTGTATCGATTCTCGCAACGTACAAAAAGGCGATCTCTTTATACCTTTCCGCGGAGAACAAGTCAATGGTCATCAATACGTTACAGGTGCGATTGAAAAGGGCGCAGCAGCGTCACTTTGGCTAAAAGATGAACCCAATCCGCCAGAAGGCATCCCGCTTTTATTTGTCGACGATGCAGAAGTCGCATTGCAACAGATGGCTCGCATGTATCGCCAAGAATTACATTGTACCGTTATCGGTGTCACAGGCTCTAATGGAAAAACATCGACGAAAGATTTACTGGCAGGAGTATTGTCACCTTATTTCAAAGTGAAAAAGACAGAAGGCAATTTTAATAACGAGTTAGGATTGCCTCTGACGCTATTAGCTGTGGAAGACGACACAGAAGTTGCGATTCTTGAAATGGGAATGAGTGGTTTTGGCGAAATTTCCTTCCTCTCTACCCTCGCCTCGCCGCATTTTGCAGTTATTACGAATATCGGGGAAGCACATATGCAAGATCTCGGGTCTAGAGAGGGGATTGCGAAAGCGAAATTTGAAATCATAGATGGGTTAGCGATAGATGGTTTACTCCTTTACGATGGCGATGAACCGTTACTGCGTGAGTTAGTAGCTAGTCAGCCGCAAGTGCGTACTATATCGTTCGGCTATGAGCGGGCAGATGTAACCGTAGCTCACATTCAATCCACGAGCATAGGCAGCTCATTTACTGTGCAAGGCAGAACGGAAGGGGAGTTTGTGATTCCGGTGTACGGCGCACATCAAGTGAAAAACACATTAGCTGCGATTATCATTGCGAAAGAGCTTGGATTGACTGAAGCGCAAATTAAATCATCATTAGAACAGACAAAGCTAACGGATATGCGTATGCAACCAATGACCGGAATCAATGACTCTCTTCTAATCAATGATGCTTATAATGCAGCACCGACTTCGATGAGAGCCGCTTTTCGATTTATGCAAGAGACAAACGTACGCAAAGACAAATGGCTTGTTTTAGGGGATATGCTTGAACTTGGATCTGATGAGCAAAGCTATCATGAAGGACTGGCAGATGATTTACGTAAAATGGATCTGCAAGGGGTAATTCTTTTCGGAAGTCGCATGAAATGGCTAGCTGACCGACTGACAGAGTATCCTCTAGAAGTGATGTGGACAGCAACTGACGTGCAGTTGGCGGTAGATGCACTGCGTCCGCGATTGACTCAAGATACTGTTGTCTTATTTAAAGGGTCGCGTGGCATGAAATTAGAGCGCATCATGGGTCCGCTTGAGGAAACGTTGTGA